The following proteins come from a genomic window of Lolium rigidum isolate FL_2022 chromosome 5, APGP_CSIRO_Lrig_0.1, whole genome shotgun sequence:
- the LOC124652637 gene encoding xylan O-acetyltransferase 4-like: protein MLPTATPPSTTTPPPPSTPAPAPAASKPRPRHPLGLDTLASHARSLFAAGRRSPVTTLVCAIALLALVMYGEDARTIAELSIDDYLYPDADIYNVSGLPPVALPPSTCDLAHGRWVFDNASVPLYREKDCTTLTKQVTCLANGRPDHTWQYWTWQPSNCSLPTFDARRFMERMRGKRLMFVGDSLNRNQWESLVCMVQSVLNKGRTKLVKRGNFIVFHAKEYRATLEFYWAPFLVESNSDNPNFHTIVTRIIQPESIEVHAQNWRGVDYLIFNTYIWWLNTADIKVRRPESRHWSDHDEVPRVEAYERVLKTWATWLNENIDPARTSVFFMTISPHHDSPDKWGNPNGIKCAKETLPVNYTQPLDLNHDMRLYDLVANTAKSMKKVPVTLIDITRMSDYRKDAHTSIYSVRQGYLLTPKQKADPQNFADCIHWCLPGVPDVWNQVLYTRIFSKSPPSPPTPTPTPTPTPTPTLPLPPQ, encoded by the exons ATGCTGCCCACAGCCACCCCACCCTCCACAACCACCCCGCCGCCCCCCTCCACCCCGGCCCCCGCTCCAGCCGCCTCCAAGCCGCGACCGCGGCACCCGCTGGGGCTCGACACGCTCGCCTCCCACGCGCGGTCCCTCTTCGCCGCGGGCCGCCGCTCCCCGGTCACCACGCTCGTCTGCGCCATCGCGCTCCTCGCGCTCGTCATGTACGGCGAGGACGCGCGCACCATCGCCGAGCTctccatcgacgactacctctacCCGGACGCCGACATCTACAACGTCTCCGGCCTGCCCCCCGTCGCGCTGCCCCCGTCCACCTGCGACCTCGCCCACGGCCGCTGGGTCTTCGACAACGCCTCCGTCCCGCTCTACCGGGAGAAGGACTGCACCACGCTCACCAAGCAGGTCACCTGCCTCGCCAACGGCCGCCCCGACCACACATGGCAGTACTGGACATGGCAGCCCAGCAACTGCTCCCTCCCCAC GTTCGATGCCCGGAGGTTCATGGAGAGGATGAGGGGGAAGCGGCTCATGTTCGTGGGGGACTCGCTCAACAGGAACCAGTGGGAGTCGCTGGTGTGCATGGTGCAGTCCGTGCTAAACAAGGGGAGGACCAAGTTAGTCAAGAGGGGCAACTTCATCGTCTTCCACGCCAAGGAGTACCGTGCCACGCTCGAGTTCTACTGGGCACCGTTCCTCGTCGAGTCCAACTCCGACAACCCCAATTTCCACACCATCGTCACCCGGATCATACAGCCCGAAAGCATCGAGGTTCACGCGCAAAATTGGAGGGGCGTCGACTACCTCATCTTCAACACTTACATCTGGTGGCTCAACACCGCCGACATTAAAGTCCG GAGGCCCGAATCAAGGCATTGGTCGGACCATGACGAGGTGCCGAGGGTCGAGGCATATGAGCGGGTGCTAAAGACATGGGCGACCTGGCTGAATGAGAATATCGATCCCGCACGGACATCAGTCTTCTTCATGACAATTTCTCCTCATCACGACAG TCCAGATAAATGGGGAAACCCCAATGGGATCAAATGCGCAAAGGAGACGCTCCCGGTAAACTACACCCAGCCCCTCGACCTCAACCATGACATGCGGCTTTATGACCTGGTAGCAAACACGGCCAAGTCCATGAAGAAAGTTCCGGTCACATTGATCGACATCACGAGGATGTCAGATTACAGGAAGGATGCCCACACATCCATCTATTCCGTCCGACAGGGGTATCTGCTGACGCCAAAGCAGAAGGCCGATCCACAGAATTTCGCTGACTGCATCCATTGGTGCCTTCCTGGCGTCCCAGACGTCTGGAACCAGGTACTCTACACAAGGATCTTCTCGAAATCACCCCCTTCTCCGCCAACTCCAACTCCAACTCCAACTCCAACTCCAACTCCAACTCTGCCTCTCCCTCCCCAATGA